A section of the Diabrotica virgifera virgifera chromosome 8, PGI_DIABVI_V3a genome encodes:
- the LOC114336738 gene encoding uncharacterized protein LOC114336738: protein MPTDESLIDFEYIVEVKKEARICFGTTIPRRTSPIGKGLSSYQKTQVKELFPKIGPAYYKTELITSALYPINSKIRSKVGTYPLCSKVCRFKETIGCQIPSPGRYSTCKFLTKFDKNGTSSFKSRKFKKDKDNSNPGPGTYNLSQKINTRTKVMNNFGVPEVLNSVEMFCINKPVDKCQKCEKLCEGDYWQKDHIIFICQTCWSEEKASREMFPEKMLKEFKKIRNCSFMHDHQKTEAAVKTLPTKKIKKKVQIENYLSLYL, encoded by the exons ATGCCAACTGATGAATCTTTGATAG atTTCGAGTATATTGTAGAGGTTAAAAAGGAAGCTAGAATATGCTTTGGTACCACGATCCCGAGACGTACCAGTCCCATAGGCAAAGGACTGTCCTCTTATCAGAAAACTCAAGTTAAGGAACTCTTTCCAAAAATTGGACCAGCATATTACAAAACTGAGCTTATAACCTCAGCACTATACCCAATAAATAGTAAG ATAAGAAGCAAAGTGGGAACGTACCCTTTATGTAGTAAAGTTTGCAGGTTTAAAGAAACCATTGGATGTCAAATACCTTCTCCAGGACGATATAGTACATGTAAATTTTTAACAAAGTTCGACAAAAATGGTACCTCGTCTTTTAAATCGCGGAAATTTAAAAAGGATAAAGATAACTCAAATCCTGG tCCAGGAACTTACAACCTTAGCCAAAAAATAAACACCAGAACCAAAGTTATGAATAATTTCGGAGTCCCTGAAGTCCTCAATTCTGTtgagatgttctgtataaataaGCCTGTCGACAAGTGCCAAAAATGTGAAAAACTCTGCGAAGGTGATTACTGGCAAAAGGaccatattatttttatttgccAGACTTGTTGGAGCGAAGAGAAAGCTTCACGTGAAATGTTTCCGGAGAAGATGTTAAAAGAATTTAAG aaaaTCCGGAATTGTTCATTTATGCACGACCACCAAAAAACCGAAGCTGCTGTAAAAACACTGCCAACTAAGAAGATTAAGAAGAAAGTGCAAATAGAGAACTATTTGAGTCTATATTTATAA